The genomic window ACGCACTACGTTCTCGAGGCTCTCATTGAGCGAGGCTTTGTTAAACTCGAGCGATTTGGTTCCTCGAGAAATAAGCTTGCTTACGCCTATGTTCTTACGCCAAGTGGATTGGCAAATAAAGCTGCCATTGCTGGTCGCTTTCTTGCGCGAAAGCGTGAGGAATATGATGCTCTGCGCAAAGAGATTGAGCAGCTGGCCAGTGAAATTGAAGCAGGCAACTCAGCTGAGGGTTAGCGGTTGCGCAAACCTCTCGGAGTTTGCGTTATCGGGGGTTTGGGACGCGAGGCGCGCGACGAGAGAGAGATATCTAAAGTTCAATGAAGCGAGTTTTGATCGCAGCGACGCAATGCAGATTTGAGGATTGCGATCGTCTGGCGTAGGCTAACCGTGAGCTTGGGCTTGATGTGATTGTTTACCTGGCGGCGCAAGCGGGGGTCGCCATTTGCTGGAAAATCCCTGCGCCTAACTCTCACCAAGCAGGAGCACTTGATGAAACTGAGACATTTTCGAGAAGCGTGGGCATCGCTTTCCTCCTCGTGGCTGTTTCTCTCGGGTCGATTTTTTTCGAAACAGGAGCTGGCTTCTAAAGCTTTCAATCTGGATCCTAACAACCTACAGGCTCTGGAGTTCTCGTTAAAGTCTCCGGAGAAAAGACGTTTCGTGCGGGATTTTCGTCGCGCTCCACTGATCGCAGCAGAGATTGAAGATGACCGCATGGCCGAGCTTCGCCACCTGCTGACGATATCCGAATCCCAATTCCTGCAAGACGTATTTGCCGCGCTAACCCATGGTGGAAAGCGCAACGGCTATTTCGTTGAAGTGGGCGTGGGATCGGGGCGCGATATTTCAAACACTTACATGCTCGAAAAGCATTTCGACTGGGACGGATTGTTGGTCGAGCCCAATCGCGCTTCGCACGAGACGATCCGGCAGCAGCGTTCCGCACAACTTGATCTAAGAGCTGCCGCGAAGACTTCGGGCAATGTCGTGACTTTCGAAGAATATGTCGGGCATGGCGTCCATTCCCGTGTTGTCGGTGCCGGTGTCGGGCACGAGCTGAACGAGGTAGAGAAACGCACATACGACGTTGAGACGATTTCTCTGACAGACCTGTTTGTCGAGAAGGGCGTTCCGGAAGTGGTCGACTTCATGTCGCTCGATACCGAGGGTGGCGAGGCTGACATCCTGCGAGGGCTCGACATGAACAAGTACACCGTCGGAGTGATCGCGGTCGAGCACAATCTGGACGCAGCAACACAGGCTGATCTTGACTTGGTCCTGATGCCTCAGGGCTTCCGCAAAGTGCTGCCCCATGTTTCGGCCGTCGATGCATGGTACGTCCACGATTCGGTCAAAGCCGATGGATGTTCGTGGGGGGTATGAATTTTATGGGTTCGAGGTTTCCATAATTCAGGCCCTTTGACTGTGCTTGCATCGACGATTAGCCCCGAGTACGTGCCCTTTTGGAGTTGCCGTTTGGTAGCTGATGACGGCGACAACTACTGGCTGGCTTGGTTCATCCGAGATCGGATGTAAACCCATGCAAGCCAAGATCCAAGATATGCGAGGCCCAATTAGATGCGAACACACAAGCTGAAGTCGTTTTTTGAAGCGACTTTAGGTAACAAGTTCTGGCTCGAGCCTTCTTCCGACCTGGATATGGTTCGTGGATTTGTAAGATCGCTGACACCTGTCGACATCGGCATCGACCTTATCCGGATCGGTTCTGACACAGACGGCGGTTACTTGGTGCCCGATGATCTTGATGGGATCGAGGCATGTCTCTCTCCGGGCGTTTCGACTGAAGTGGGTTTTGACCTTGTAATGGCTGAGGCGGGCCTTCACGTGGTGATGGCTGATGCATCAGTGAGCGGCCCCCCTGTGTCCCATGAACGATTTCACTTCTTTCAGAAGTTCCTTGCCGTTCATGAAGATGAGCGCAACATGCGCTTTGATAGCCTTGTCACCGAAGCGTCTAAACACACCGCTGGCGATCTCTTGCTGCAGATGGATATTGAGGGTGCCGAATATGCCGTGCTCCTCGATGCAAGCGATGAAGCTCTGCAGAGATGTCGAATTATCCTACTAGAGTGCCATAACCTGACTTGCCTCTTTGGACGCCAGAACTCGCAAATCATCACCGCAACTTTTCAAAAATTATTACGCCACTTCAATATAGTCCACCTACACCCCAACAACGTTTGCCCGCCAACCGTAAGGGATGATGTTGCGATCCCGCCAGTCATGGAATTTTCTCTCGTCCGAAAGGATCGTGGAAAGGCGCCTCAACCGAACGGTGGTGTCTTCCCTCACCCGTTAGACCGGGACAACGTCCCTTCGTTGCCGCCGTTGGTACTTCCGGAAAGCTGGCAATGAAGCAATTCATCTATGCCACTCTTGTCGCATTTTGGTGTTTCGAGCGAGGCATGCTGAGTGCACGCGCGCGGATTTGGATCGCAGTTAGCTTCAGGCGGGCCTTCTGGACGTCGAGGCTTAAATCGTTAGGTCCAAGAACCCGTATTGGGTTACCCGTCATCATGCATCATCCGGACCTGATAGCAGTTGGAGATGAGTGCTCTATCGGTGAGTTTGTGCACATGTGGGGCGGCGGTGGTGTGACCATAGGCAACAGGGTGTTCATCGCTAGCCACGTAGCGCTCACCTTGTTGACCCATGATGCTGATGCAGATGATTTAGCAAGCACTTCTATTGGGCGCACGATCGTTATCGGAGATAATGTCTGGATTAGGGCTGGCGCAAAAATCCTACCCGGCGTCCGCTTGGGAGAAGGGCGCATCATAGGGGCAGGTGCCGTAGTTACAGCGGATGTGGCATCTCGGACTGTAGTTACTGGTGTCCCTTGCTAGGCCGATGAGGTCGTTCTCCGTTGCCAAGAAACAAGGTGCCCTATGCGTCCCGAAATAGGAAAGGTCATCCAGTCCTGGTCGCTTCTAGTCAGACGCATTCGCAAAGGGGGCGACCTAGTCGCGCTGACGGCGGTGACGGGAATGGTCTTGCAAATGACCCGCCCACTCGCTTCGCTGCTTACGATCCCGTTCCTTTTGGATAAGCTTGGTTCGGCCGGCCTGGGTGTGTGGATGATCGCACTGTCCCTGATGGGATTGATGTCAACGTTGAATAGCGGCCTGTCGATCACACTGGTCACTCGGGCAAGTCGGGCAAATGATGACACTTCTGTCGAGGCAACAGAAAGCTTGTCTGTTACCGCGACCATCATCGCATTAATTACGGCTGCTGTATTGTTAACGGTGTGTTTGCCGCCGGTTCTTTTGATCGACTGGACGACGCTTCTGGCGCTGGAAAGTGCAGCGCAAGGCCGGGAAGTCAAAGAGTTGTTGGTAGCTTTGACCGCTATCATGGCTTTGGGGTTTGTCGCGGCTGTTCCCAAACAGATCATGTTAGGGCGCCTGCACGGCTTTGTTTCGCATGCAATCGATATCGTTGCATTGGTAACGGGGGCTATCGCACTTATAGTCTGCTTGCTCCAAGATTTCCCCCTCTGGGCCTTGGCGGTTGTCTTTATGGGACCCGCTGCAGTGATGGGGATTTTGGGTGGCATCGCATATTTGCGGCACCAGAGAATTCGCTATTTCGTGCCGAGCAGGTTCCAGCGCGATGTCTTTCGTTCCCTTGGTGAAGACAGCTACAAGATGGTCGGCTATCACGCGGCCTATTCAGTTTCCTCTCAAACAGATATCTTTCTAATCGGCGCGCTAGCCGGCGCTCAAGCGAGTGCGATCTATGGGGTGGCCCAAAGGGTTTTTTCGCTTCCAATCATGTTTGCTCTCGCAGTGACAAATGCTCAGTGGCCGGCGCTGGCGAAAGCGGATGCTGCGGGCGATTATGCAAGTTTTGACCGCATCCTACGGTCTACCTTAAAAGCTTTGGCTGCATTCGGGTTCGTAATTGCGCTGGCGATTGCTCTTGCTTATCCGAATATTCTGCTGCTGTGGCTGGGCCGCGATCTGAATACGGACACAATGTTGATCGTCGGACAAGCGATTTGGATTCCTTTGGCCATCATTGTGACGCTTTATGACATCAGCTTCCGCGCCCGCGACGAGACTGGCTTTCTTGCGAAACATATGATCATGATGGCTGTCGTAAACATCGTTTGCAGCTTGGCGCTGGTTCAGACAATCGGGTATGCTGGCGCCATCTGGGGAACGATCATCGGATACGCTGTGGTCTTGTTTATTCCTTATCTGTACCGCCACAAGCAACTTTGCGCTGCGCGTCACTTCCCGAAGGAGTCTTTGTGATGGCGAGCTCGGCGGCAACCCATATCGGTGCACCCGTGCGAAGCCGACCTAAGGGTCGGCCTGCTGCAATGATAAGCGCACCCATGGCGCTTATGTTTCTCTATGGCGTAGGGTGGTCGCTCTCATTTGACTTAGGTGTTCGTGTCTATGTCGCCGAATTGGTGGCTCTGCTTGGATTGGTGATCCTCAATCTGAGTGCCGCATGGCGCGAACACAAAATCTTGCGCAGCGTGCTCGCGGCTTATGCAATCTGGGTGATGGCGATCATCCTGTCAGATTACGTCAACGATATCCCATTCATAGATTTTGCGCGGAATGCGGCTACACCGATAATCGGGGGAATATCCCTCGTTTTCGTTGTCGCATCACTCACAAAGAAACCGGCTGCTGCCTTTGCATTCTTGATTGGCACCGTGCTGGCAAAAGCCATCTTCGGAGACGCTGCATATGGCGACACATTTGCAGATGTGGCAGTCAGTTTCGAAACAATTCAGCAAGATACGAATATTTTCAAGGTCCGGATTGATCCGTTTCTCACTCCGGCCTTACTCTTGGTATCCTGTTTTTTGATAAGGTTCGGGAAGCTTCGCTCGGCTGCCTTTCTTGCTTTTTGTTCAATCTTTTACTTTGCCTTGGACGCACGCTCTTCGGCGCTGATATTGGCTTTGACATCGTTGCTTATTGCGGCTGCCGGAGTGGGCTACCGTCCGAACATGCGGCAAGTCATCGTAGCCGTGGCTCTGTCTCTACCGCTGCTGTATGCTGCGTATGTCGGCTACGTCGAATATACCATGGAGTTCAATCCGAACGGCCATAACGGCAAGCAGCTACAACGGTTGGATAATCCGCATAATCCGTTTGCCTTGCTATTGCAGGCGCGTTCAGAGTGGCTGGTTTGGCCGGTGGCATTTGCCGAAAAACCGATATTCGGTTGGGGCTCTTGGGCAATCGATGTCGATGGGCGTTTCCAAGCTTTGCGCGCCCTCATGACAGACCAAGGCCAAGGCATCTTTTCTTACAATCGATGGGATCAGGGGTACATACCGGTCCACTCTCTTGTTGGGACTGCGCTTGTGTGGTCAGGAATAGTGGGGCTTGTGGCTGCTTTGATGTTGGTCAGGATAATTTTCAGGCTGATGTACTATGCTCCTTCCGTCCGGCCTGCCTACCTACCAATAGTCAGCTTTTTCGGATTTATGCTGTTGTTCCATTTTCTTTTCAGCCCGCCTCAGCACGTCCGCATAACCTTTCCGTTTGCCTTGGGACTTCTAATCGTAGCCACCGCAAGTACGCGCCAGCTTATGCGTGGAAAAGTGGGACGGAAGTACGTGATCTTTAAGAAACTAGGAGCAACCAATTGAAGGTTTCAGTCATTATGCCTTCGTTCAATCAGGGCGAGTTCGTTGAACGAGCTATTGAATCGGTGCTTGCACAAGAAGGTGTCGATGCTGAAATCATCTTCGTCGATGGCGGCAGCACAGACGATACGATGACCAAAGTTGAGCAGTATCGTGGTCAACTCGCTCGCATAATTTCGGAGCCTGACGAGGGACAGAGTGACGCACTTGGCAAAGGCTTTGCTCTTGCTACCGGTGATTTTCTCACCTGGCTGAATACAGACGATCTTTTGCTGCCCGGCGCTCTGTCCGACCTTGCACAATGCTCTACACTGAATCCCGATTGTCAGTGGTTTCTGGGAAATTCTTTGTGGGTCGATGTCGATGATCGCATCCTCGATGCACGAAGAGGGGAGCCTTATCGGAGCATTGGCCCACGCACTGGACTACTGACTGCTGCGGGACCTTCGGCGTTTTTCTCCAAAGCTGCTTACGACGCGGTTGGCGGAATAAACAAATCGCTTCATTACAAGATGGACACCGAATTGTGGTGGAGGTTTATTTTGGCTGGGCTGCCCTTCGGCAGGCTTCAACACTACACTTGGGCGCTACGCCTTCATGCCGGCGCGAAAGTGTCGGGCAGCCTGTTCTTGGATCGAAATGATCCAAAGGCAATTGCGGCTGCGCGCGCTCAAGCCAACGAGGCTATGCACATCAAGAGGCTTATCGCTTGTGCCCAAATCGGTATTGGCGACACTGGACGCTGGACTGCATCGAAAGCTCAGCGAGTGCTTTCTGCAGGGTTTTGGCGAAGTTTAGTGGAGGCCCGTCGTTGGAGGGGGAAAACAGTAGTTAGCGTTTTCGGAAGCACCTCACTTAGTTAGTACCATGGCTCGTCTCCTCGGCTTGGTCTACCTCACTCATGCCGTCAACCCAAAGCCTTGTGGCCAGCTTTGGTTTCAACCGACGCGCCAATGCGAATGCCAGCGAAGGGAAGTTTAATGAAAGGCGTGCAATTCTGGGCGCACAGCTTCTGCCGGTCGACGCTTGCGCTGTACGATGAGCTGGGCAAACGATTTGGCGTGCCTTACAGGATTTGTCTTGGTCGTTCCGGCCTAGGCTTGCGTGAGGAAATCGGGTTTGATCCCGATGAATTCGCCCGGCTCGAATTGGTGGAACTTGATGGTTCATCCGAAGTCGCACTGAACGCGCTGGATGAACGTAAGGAATGGCATCAGTTCTTTGGGACTTATCAGGATGTCCCGCATGTTCAGGCTGCGTTGGCGCAAGCGATCAAGGAGGAGTGCATCGTCGGCATCGGTTCCGAGGCACCGTGCAACCTGTTCGAGCCGGGGGGCAAGCGGATTGCGAAAGCTCTCTATACCCCGACGCTCGCAAGACAACGTGTTGCGCATGTGGTCAAATATGCCGATTTTATTCTGAACTGGTCGGGCGATGGGGCCGAGCCGCTGCGCCAACTGGGCTGGGATTCAGACAAGATTATCCCGTTCGGATATTTCCCTCCGCCCCTGCAGGGATCGACATTCACGCCGCGCGATGAAAAGCATCACAAGGATTTTCATATCCTTTGTTCGGGCAACATGACCTGGCACCGCGGTCAGGACGTTCTGATGGATGCGTTGGTGCTTCTGAAGCGTTGGGGCGTGCCGGTGCGCGCGACCTTTACGTCGAAAGGTCCTCTTGCCGAGGGATTGCAGGCCATCGCCAAAAAGCACGATCTCGCCTGCGATTTTCCGGGATTCGTGTCGATGCCAGAGCTCATCGAGCTGTATCAGTCATGTTCGGTTTTCGCCGCCCTGGGACGCGCAGAGCCGTGGGGTATGCGGGTGAATGACGCCTTGCTCTGCGGTGCACCCCTTTTGATCAGCACGGGCATGGGTGCGGTCAAGCTTGCAAACGATTACGGCTACGGACTCAGTTTCCGCTCGGACGACGCATATGACCTCGCATGGCGAATCCGCGAACTGGCAGCCGACGGAACCATGTATCGCAGGATCAACCAGAACCTGGCCGAAAATCACACGGCCATTTTGCCCGAGGAAGCTGCCGATCGAGCGGTCAGCACCTTGTTGACGCATTGTCCTAACTGGCAGCCGGCTGGATCGCGATGAAGATCG from Erythrobacter sp. SCSIO 43205 includes these protein-coding regions:
- a CDS encoding FkbM family methyltransferase — protein: MRTHKLKSFFEATLGNKFWLEPSSDLDMVRGFVRSLTPVDIGIDLIRIGSDTDGGYLVPDDLDGIEACLSPGVSTEVGFDLVMAEAGLHVVMADASVSGPPVSHERFHFFQKFLAVHEDERNMRFDSLVTEASKHTAGDLLLQMDIEGAEYAVLLDASDEALQRCRIILLECHNLTCLFGRQNSQIITATFQKLLRHFNIVHLHPNNVCPPTVRDDVAIPPVMEFSLVRKDRGKAPQPNGGVFPHPLDRDNVPSLPPLVLPESWQ
- a CDS encoding FkbM family methyltransferase, whose protein sequence is MRDFRRAPLIAAEIEDDRMAELRHLLTISESQFLQDVFAALTHGGKRNGYFVEVGVGSGRDISNTYMLEKHFDWDGLLVEPNRASHETIRQQRSAQLDLRAAAKTSGNVVTFEEYVGHGVHSRVVGAGVGHELNEVEKRTYDVETISLTDLFVEKGVPEVVDFMSLDTEGGEADILRGLDMNKYTVGVIAVEHNLDAATQADLDLVLMPQGFRKVLPHVSAVDAWYVHDSVKADGCSWGV
- a CDS encoding glycosyltransferase family 4 protein, with product MKGVQFWAHSFCRSTLALYDELGKRFGVPYRICLGRSGLGLREEIGFDPDEFARLELVELDGSSEVALNALDERKEWHQFFGTYQDVPHVQAALAQAIKEECIVGIGSEAPCNLFEPGGKRIAKALYTPTLARQRVAHVVKYADFILNWSGDGAEPLRQLGWDSDKIIPFGYFPPPLQGSTFTPRDEKHHKDFHILCSGNMTWHRGQDVLMDALVLLKRWGVPVRATFTSKGPLAEGLQAIAKKHDLACDFPGFVSMPELIELYQSCSVFAALGRAEPWGMRVNDALLCGAPLLISTGMGAVKLANDYGYGLSFRSDDAYDLAWRIRELAADGTMYRRINQNLAENHTAILPEEAADRAVSTLLTHCPNWQPAGSR
- a CDS encoding glycosyltransferase family 2 protein; translation: MKVSVIMPSFNQGEFVERAIESVLAQEGVDAEIIFVDGGSTDDTMTKVEQYRGQLARIISEPDEGQSDALGKGFALATGDFLTWLNTDDLLLPGALSDLAQCSTLNPDCQWFLGNSLWVDVDDRILDARRGEPYRSIGPRTGLLTAAGPSAFFSKAAYDAVGGINKSLHYKMDTELWWRFILAGLPFGRLQHYTWALRLHAGAKVSGSLFLDRNDPKAIAAARAQANEAMHIKRLIACAQIGIGDTGRWTASKAQRVLSAGFWRSLVEARRWRGKTVVSVFGSTSLS
- a CDS encoding DapH/DapD/GlmU-related protein; translated protein: MWGGGGVTIGNRVFIASHVALTLLTHDADADDLASTSIGRTIVIGDNVWIRAGAKILPGVRLGEGRIIGAGAVVTADVASRTVVTGVPC
- a CDS encoding lipopolysaccharide biosynthesis protein, encoding MTRPLASLLTIPFLLDKLGSAGLGVWMIALSLMGLMSTLNSGLSITLVTRASRANDDTSVEATESLSVTATIIALITAAVLLTVCLPPVLLIDWTTLLALESAAQGREVKELLVALTAIMALGFVAAVPKQIMLGRLHGFVSHAIDIVALVTGAIALIVCLLQDFPLWALAVVFMGPAAVMGILGGIAYLRHQRIRYFVPSRFQRDVFRSLGEDSYKMVGYHAAYSVSSQTDIFLIGALAGAQASAIYGVAQRVFSLPIMFALAVTNAQWPALAKADAAGDYASFDRILRSTLKALAAFGFVIALAIALAYPNILLLWLGRDLNTDTMLIVGQAIWIPLAIIVTLYDISFRARDETGFLAKHMIMMAVVNIVCSLALVQTIGYAGAIWGTIIGYAVVLFIPYLYRHKQLCAARHFPKESL